The Vibrio tarriae genome includes a window with the following:
- the edd gene encoding phosphogluconate dehydratase, which yields MIHPILAKVTQNLIERSREARAAFIARSQAQEKAGKGRTSLSCGNLAHAVAASCSTEKKAILDFTRSNVAIVTSYNDMLSAHQPYQHYPDRIKMVLAEYGHTAQVAGGVPAMCDGVTQGQPGMDMSLFSRDLIAQATALSLSHNVFDATLLLGICDKIAPGQLMGALSYAHLPTAFMPAGLMATGISNEEKVDIRQKYAAGEVGKEALLNMECQAYHAPGTCTFYGTANTNQLVFEAMGLMLPGSAFVHPHSALRQALNDDATVKIASMTQGSAQYRPLYQVVTEKSLLNGIVALLASGGSTNHTIHMLAVARAAGILLTWQDISDLSDVVPLLAKVYPNGPADMNAFQQAGGVPALMKRLHEAKLLHSDVTPVFGEFSDQLTLPELVAGELRWMACEGTRDAQVIAASGECFQTTGGTKMLNGNLGRAVIKVSAVKEEQRIIEAPAVVFQCQHEVEAAYQRGELNKDCIVVVTHNGPAANGMPELHKLMPILGNVQKAGFKVALVTDGRLSGASGKIPSAIHVSPEAVRGGAIGLVRDGDLLRLDCTTGTLENLTDMSHRQALALDTERDQQMWGRELFKVMRQAVSSAEQGASFIV from the coding sequence ATGATTCATCCTATTTTAGCCAAGGTCACTCAAAACCTGATTGAGCGTAGCCGTGAAGCACGTGCGGCCTTCATTGCACGCAGTCAAGCACAAGAAAAAGCCGGCAAAGGTCGCACCTCACTCTCTTGCGGTAATTTAGCCCACGCAGTGGCGGCCTCTTGCAGCACAGAGAAAAAAGCGATCCTCGATTTTACGCGCAGTAATGTGGCGATTGTGACTTCTTATAACGATATGCTCAGCGCGCATCAGCCTTATCAGCACTATCCAGACCGCATCAAGATGGTGTTAGCCGAGTATGGCCATACCGCGCAGGTCGCCGGTGGCGTACCCGCCATGTGCGATGGCGTGACCCAAGGTCAGCCGGGGATGGATATGTCTCTGTTTTCCCGTGATTTGATTGCGCAGGCGACCGCACTCTCCCTCAGTCACAATGTGTTTGATGCCACTTTACTGCTCGGTATTTGTGACAAAATCGCGCCGGGGCAATTGATGGGCGCGCTTTCTTACGCCCATCTGCCGACTGCGTTTATGCCTGCGGGTTTAATGGCAACCGGCATCAGTAACGAAGAGAAAGTGGATATTCGTCAAAAGTATGCGGCGGGTGAAGTGGGGAAAGAGGCGCTACTGAATATGGAGTGTCAGGCTTACCACGCGCCGGGTACGTGTACTTTCTACGGTACCGCCAACACCAACCAATTGGTGTTTGAAGCCATGGGGCTGATGTTGCCGGGCTCGGCGTTTGTGCATCCTCATTCGGCGCTGCGCCAAGCATTGAACGATGACGCGACGGTAAAAATTGCCAGCATGACCCAAGGTTCAGCGCAGTATCGTCCGCTCTATCAAGTCGTGACCGAGAAAAGTCTGCTCAATGGGATTGTCGCTCTGCTGGCTTCTGGTGGCAGTACGAACCACACCATTCATATGTTGGCGGTGGCACGTGCCGCGGGGATTTTGCTGACCTGGCAGGACATCAGTGATCTGTCGGATGTGGTTCCACTGCTGGCGAAGGTTTACCCGAATGGCCCTGCGGATATGAATGCCTTCCAACAAGCGGGCGGCGTGCCAGCCTTAATGAAGCGTTTGCATGAAGCTAAATTGCTGCACTCGGATGTCACACCGGTATTTGGTGAGTTTAGCGATCAACTGACGCTGCCTGAGTTGGTGGCGGGGGAGCTGCGTTGGATGGCGTGCGAAGGCACGCGTGATGCGCAGGTGATCGCGGCGAGTGGCGAGTGCTTCCAAACCACTGGCGGCACTAAAATGCTGAACGGGAACTTAGGCCGCGCAGTGATCAAAGTCTCGGCGGTGAAAGAAGAACAACGCATCATTGAAGCGCCGGCGGTAGTTTTCCAGTGTCAGCACGAAGTGGAAGCGGCTTACCAGCGTGGTGAACTGAATAAAGACTGCATTGTGGTGGTGACGCACAATGGCCCCGCGGCGAATGGTATGCCTGAATTGCATAAATTAATGCCGATTTTGGGCAACGTGCAAAAGGCTGGATTCAAAGTCGCGCTGGTGACCGATGGTCGTTTGTCGGGCGCGTCAGGTAAAATTCCATCGGCGATTCACGTGTCACCAGAAGCGGTACGCGGCGGTGCGATTGGTTTAGTGCGTGATGGGGATTTGCTGCGCTTGGATTGCACAACAGGCACGCTTGAGAACTTAACCGACATGAGCCATCGCCAAGCTCTCGCCTTAGATACCGAGCGCGATCAGCAAATGTGGGGACGCGAATTGTTTAAAGTGATGCGCCAAGCGGTCTCTTCCGCCGAACAAGGTGCGAGCTTTATTGTTTAA
- a CDS encoding gluconokinase, whose protein sequence is MAGSSIIVMGVCACGKSTIGELLAKQTGRKFIDGDDLHPRANIQKMASGQPLNDEDRKPWLERIRDAAYSLESKNEHGVIVCSALKKQYRDQIREGNQNVTFLFLDGSKELIMERMRARQGHFMKENMVNSQFETLERPDGEPQTLIIPIDCSVQEVVSCAIQALQEQEGL, encoded by the coding sequence ATGGCCGGTAGTAGCATCATTGTGATGGGGGTTTGTGCTTGCGGTAAAAGCACCATTGGTGAGTTATTGGCAAAGCAGACTGGGCGAAAATTCATTGATGGCGATGATCTTCATCCGCGTGCCAATATTCAGAAAATGGCCTCCGGCCAGCCGCTCAATGATGAAGATCGTAAACCTTGGTTAGAGCGCATTCGCGATGCTGCTTACAGCCTTGAGAGCAAAAATGAACACGGCGTAATTGTGTGTTCGGCACTGAAAAAGCAGTACCGTGACCAGATCCGCGAAGGCAACCAAAACGTGACCTTCTTGTTCTTAGATGGCTCGAAAGAGCTGATCATGGAGCGTATGCGTGCTCGCCAAGGCCATTTCATGAAAGAGAACATGGTCAACAGCCAATTTGAAACCTTAGAGCGCCCTGATGGTGAGCCGCAAACCCTGATCATCCCTATTGATTGTTCAGTGCAGGAAGTGGTGAGCTGTGCGATTCAAGCACTGCAAGAGCAGGAGGGTCTATGA
- a CDS encoding GntP family permease, with protein sequence MDPLLQTSDPTYLLTVAAVAIIALLLLIIRFKIHAFASLTLVSLGTAIATGVASDKVVSTMMTGFGGTLASVALLVGLGAMIGKILEVTGGAKVLADTLIGRFGEQRAPFALGVASLLFGFPIFFDAGLIVMMPIIFSVAKRFGGSPLKYALPSAGAFAVMHAFVPPHPGPVAAAELLGANIGLLLIVGLLVAIPTWYLGAYLFGLYAGKKFDIPLSKAFFNTDAIIDEAKLPKFATVMTILVLPVLLIFMDTGLNTLAVAGMIDGKAPAVEFLRMLGKTPIALLITLLVCIAAFAKDYGMARLEKLCGDSLAPICAVILVTGAGGMFGGVLRASGIGSALAGVLSDTGMPVVVAAFVIATCLRVAQGSATVALTTTAALIAPTVAATTGLSELDLCFIVISIAGGATVLSHFNDSGFWLVSRLMEMDEKTTLKTWTVMETLLGGIAFLIVATLSFIL encoded by the coding sequence ATGGACCCCTTACTACAAACCTCTGATCCTACGTATCTATTAACCGTGGCGGCGGTCGCCATTATTGCGCTACTGCTGCTGATTATTCGTTTTAAAATCCACGCTTTTGCTTCACTGACCTTAGTCAGTTTAGGCACTGCGATCGCCACTGGCGTGGCATCTGACAAAGTGGTGTCAACCATGATGACAGGCTTTGGTGGCACGCTGGCCTCGGTGGCTTTGCTGGTCGGCCTTGGCGCTATGATTGGTAAAATCTTGGAAGTGACGGGCGGTGCGAAAGTGCTGGCAGACACGCTGATCGGCCGCTTTGGCGAGCAGCGCGCACCGTTTGCGCTCGGTGTGGCATCACTACTGTTTGGCTTCCCCATCTTCTTTGATGCGGGCCTGATTGTGATGATGCCGATCATCTTCAGCGTCGCGAAACGCTTTGGTGGCTCACCCCTTAAATACGCGCTGCCTTCAGCCGGTGCGTTTGCGGTCATGCACGCCTTTGTGCCACCGCATCCGGGACCGGTTGCAGCGGCAGAACTGCTCGGCGCAAACATAGGCTTGCTGCTGATTGTTGGCTTACTCGTGGCCATCCCGACTTGGTACTTGGGCGCTTATCTATTTGGTCTGTATGCCGGTAAGAAATTCGATATTCCTTTGTCGAAAGCCTTCTTCAATACCGATGCAATCATTGATGAAGCCAAGCTACCAAAATTTGCCACGGTCATGACCATTCTGGTGCTGCCGGTGCTGCTGATTTTTATGGATACCGGTTTGAACACCCTTGCGGTCGCGGGCATGATTGATGGTAAAGCTCCCGCAGTCGAATTCCTGCGTATGCTGGGTAAAACGCCTATTGCTCTGCTGATCACTCTGCTCGTCTGTATCGCGGCGTTCGCCAAAGATTACGGCATGGCACGCCTAGAAAAACTGTGTGGCGACTCGCTTGCCCCCATCTGCGCGGTGATTTTAGTCACCGGTGCGGGCGGCATGTTCGGTGGCGTACTGCGCGCGAGCGGCATTGGTAGCGCACTGGCTGGCGTGCTGTCGGATACCGGTATGCCCGTTGTGGTCGCCGCGTTTGTGATTGCGACCTGTTTACGCGTCGCGCAAGGTTCGGCCACGGTCGCTCTGACCACGACGGCCGCCCTGATTGCACCGACGGTGGCGGCGACCACCGGCCTGTCTGAGCTTGACCTGTGCTTTATCGTGATTTCGATTGCCGGCGGTGCTACTGTGCTTTCACACTTTAACGATTCTGGTTTCTGGCTGGTGTCGCGTTTGATGGAGATGGATGAAAAAACCACTCTAAAAACGTGGACTGTGATGGAAACCCTTTTGGGCGGTATCGCCTTCCTGATTGTGGCAACACTCAGCTTTATTCTGTAG
- a CDS encoding bifunctional 4-hydroxy-2-oxoglutarate aldolase/2-dehydro-3-deoxy-phosphogluconate aldolase, which produces MTIEQRLRAIKIIPVIAINDVAHALPLAKVLVENGLPCAEVTFRTAAAAESIRIMREAYPDLLIGAGTVLTTAQVDEAIAAGADFIVSPGLNPTTVKYCQQRNIAIIPGVNNPSLVEQAMEMGLRTLKFFPAEPSGGIAMLKALSAVYPVSFMPTGGINPNNAQEYLALKSVVACGGTWMVPTDLMDKGDWDALAKLVREV; this is translated from the coding sequence ATGACCATTGAACAACGCTTACGAGCGATCAAAATTATCCCTGTTATTGCGATTAATGATGTCGCCCACGCACTGCCACTGGCCAAAGTGCTGGTTGAAAACGGTTTGCCTTGTGCAGAAGTGACTTTCCGCACCGCTGCGGCCGCGGAATCGATTCGCATCATGCGTGAGGCGTATCCAGACCTGCTGATTGGCGCGGGCACTGTGCTCACGACAGCGCAAGTGGATGAAGCGATTGCGGCGGGAGCTGATTTCATCGTGAGCCCAGGACTTAACCCGACCACAGTGAAATATTGTCAGCAGCGCAATATCGCGATCATTCCGGGCGTCAACAACCCAAGTTTGGTGGAACAGGCCATGGAAATGGGTCTGCGTACCCTGAAATTCTTCCCGGCCGAGCCATCTGGCGGCATTGCGATGCTGAAAGCGCTGAGCGCGGTATACCCAGTGAGCTTTATGCCAACGGGCGGTATCAATCCAAACAATGCGCAAGAATATCTGGCGCTCAAATCGGTTGTCGCGTGTGGCGGCACTTGGATGGTACCAACTGACCTGATGGACAAAGGCGACTGGGATGCACTGGCTAAGCTGGTGCGTGAAGTCTAG
- a CDS encoding lysine decarboxylase CadA: MNIFAILNHMGVFFKEEPVRQLHAALEKAGYDVVYPVDDKDLIKMIEMNPRICGVLFDWDKYSLELCERISKVNEKLPVHAFANEQSTLDISLTDLRINVHFFEYALGMADDIAIKINQATQEYKDAIMPPFTKALFKYVEEGKYTFCTPGHMGGTAFQKSPVGSIFYDFYGPNTFKADVSISMPELGSLLDHSGPHKEAEEYIARTFNADTSYIVTNGTSTSNKIVGMFSAPAGSTVLVDRNCHKSLTHLMMMTDVTPIYFRPTRNAYGILGGIPQSEFSREVIAEKVANTPGASAPSYAVITNSTYDGLLYNTQFIKESLDCKHIHFDSAWVPYTNFNRIYEGKCGMSGEAMPGKVFYETQSTHKLLAAFSQASMIHVKGEFDRESFNEAFMMHTSTSPQYGIVASTETAAAMMRGNTGRKLMQDSIDRAIRFRKEIKRLKGESEGWFFDVWQPENIETTECWKLDPNQDWHGFKNLDDNHMYLDPIKITLLTPGMSKDGELEQSGIPASLVSKYLDEHGIVVEKTGPYNLLFLFSIGIDKSKAMQLLRGLTEFKRGYDLNLTIRTMLPSLYCEDPAFYEGMRIQELAQGIHDLTRKYQLPELMYKAFDVLPEMKVTPHVAWQQELRGQTEEILLNEMVGRVSANMILPYPPGVPLVLPGEMVTDSSRPVLDFLEMLCEIGAHYPGFDTDIHGLYRQKDGSYTVKVLKD, encoded by the coding sequence ATGAATATTTTCGCTATCTTGAACCACATGGGTGTGTTCTTTAAAGAAGAGCCTGTTCGCCAACTGCATGCAGCATTAGAAAAAGCCGGTTACGACGTGGTTTATCCGGTGGATGACAAAGATCTGATCAAGATGATTGAGATGAACCCACGCATTTGCGGCGTGCTGTTCGACTGGGATAAATACTCGCTAGAGCTGTGTGAGCGCATCAGTAAAGTCAATGAAAAACTGCCAGTGCACGCCTTTGCCAATGAGCAATCGACGTTAGATATTTCGCTAACCGACCTGCGCATCAACGTGCATTTCTTCGAATACGCTCTGGGCATGGCCGACGATATCGCCATCAAGATCAACCAAGCGACTCAAGAGTACAAAGACGCAATCATGCCTCCGTTTACTAAGGCGCTGTTCAAATACGTGGAAGAGGGTAAATACACCTTCTGTACTCCGGGCCATATGGGCGGTACTGCGTTCCAGAAAAGCCCTGTTGGCAGCATTTTCTACGATTTCTACGGTCCAAATACCTTCAAAGCGGACGTATCGATTTCGATGCCAGAACTGGGCTCACTGCTGGATCACTCCGGTCCACACAAAGAAGCGGAAGAGTACATCGCACGCACGTTTAATGCCGATACTTCTTACATCGTGACCAACGGTACATCGACCTCGAACAAGATCGTCGGTATGTTCTCCGCGCCTGCGGGCAGCACAGTGCTGGTGGATCGTAATTGCCATAAATCATTGACTCACTTAATGATGATGACGGACGTGACCCCCATTTACTTCCGTCCAACCCGTAACGCTTACGGCATTCTCGGTGGTATTCCACAGAGCGAATTCAGCCGTGAAGTGATTGCTGAGAAAGTGGCAAACACTCCGGGTGCGAGCGCGCCAAGCTACGCGGTGATCACCAACTCGACTTACGATGGCCTATTGTACAACACCCAGTTCATCAAAGAGTCGCTGGATTGCAAACACATCCACTTCGACAGTGCATGGGTACCTTACACTAACTTCAACCGTATTTATGAAGGCAAGTGCGGCATGAGTGGTGAAGCGATGCCGGGCAAAGTGTTCTACGAAACGCAGTCCACCCACAAACTGCTGGCGGCGTTCTCGCAAGCCTCGATGATTCATGTCAAAGGTGAGTTTGACCGAGAGTCGTTCAACGAAGCCTTTATGATGCACACCTCAACCTCACCGCAGTATGGCATTGTGGCATCGACGGAAACCGCGGCGGCGATGATGCGTGGCAACACCGGCCGTAAGCTGATGCAAGATTCGATTGATCGTGCGATTCGCTTCCGCAAAGAGATCAAACGTCTGAAAGGCGAGAGCGAAGGCTGGTTCTTCGATGTGTGGCAACCCGAGAACATTGAGACCACCGAGTGCTGGAAACTCGACCCAAACCAAGATTGGCACGGCTTCAAGAATCTTGATGACAACCACATGTACCTTGATCCAATTAAAATCACTCTGCTCACTCCGGGAATGAGCAAAGATGGCGAATTGGAGCAGAGCGGTATTCCGGCATCACTGGTCTCTAAATACCTTGATGAACACGGCATCGTGGTTGAGAAAACCGGCCCTTACAACCTGCTGTTCCTGTTCTCTATCGGTATTGATAAGTCAAAAGCGATGCAGTTGCTGCGCGGCTTGACGGAGTTCAAACGCGGTTACGATCTGAACCTGACCATTCGTACCATGCTGCCTTCACTGTACTGTGAAGACCCAGCTTTCTACGAAGGCATGCGTATTCAAGAGTTGGCGCAAGGCATTCACGACTTAACTCGTAAATACCAATTGCCAGAGCTGATGTACAAAGCGTTCGATGTGCTGCCAGAGATGAAAGTGACGCCACACGTGGCATGGCAACAAGAGCTGCGCGGTCAAACCGAAGAGATCCTGCTTAACGAGATGGTGGGTCGCGTGAGCGCCAATATGATCCTGCCTTATCCTCCAGGCGTGCCATTGGTGCTGCCAGGTGAAATGGTGACAGACAGCTCTCGCCCTGTGTTGGATTTCTTGGAAATGCTGTGTGAAATCGGCGCGCATTACCCAGGTTTTGATACTGATATTCACGGTTTGTATCGCCAAAAAGATGGCTCTTACACCGTGAAAGTGCTGAAAGACTAA
- the cadB gene encoding cadaverine/lysine antiporter, with product MSSNAKKIGLIACTGVVAGNMMGSGIALLPSTLASVGSISIYSWLICIVGALSLAFVFARLATKNPQEGGPIAYAGEVSPVFGFQTGVLYYHANWIGNLAIAITGVSYLSVFFPVLNNPIPAGLATIASVWLFTLVNLLGGSWVSRLCTIGLVLILIPVVGTALFGWTHFDSALYSQNWNVSAGSDGHAVITAVLICLWSFVGVESAAVSSGMVENPKRTVPLATMLGTGLAGLIYVLSTQMISGMFPASEVAASGAPFALATTALFGSWTAPFVSAFTALACFTSLGSWMMLVGEAGKRAANDGNFPKVFGETDRNGVPKKGLLIASSMMTLLMLVLMFFSSETAHASDLFNQLTTDAVLLTMLPYFYSSINLIRFEGMTTRNTFVMLFSGIASLFCMVALAGAEGSTLTATFIMSLIILMFYSKKAGLDKYLETHPQPASAQF from the coding sequence ATGTCATCAAATGCAAAAAAAATCGGCCTGATCGCCTGTACGGGTGTGGTGGCTGGCAACATGATGGGCAGTGGTATTGCGCTGCTTCCTTCTACGCTAGCGAGCGTAGGTTCAATTTCCATTTATAGCTGGCTGATCTGCATTGTTGGCGCACTCAGTTTGGCGTTTGTGTTTGCTCGTTTGGCAACCAAAAACCCGCAAGAGGGTGGCCCGATTGCTTATGCAGGGGAAGTGTCACCGGTGTTTGGTTTCCAAACGGGCGTGCTTTACTACCACGCTAACTGGATTGGTAATTTGGCGATTGCGATTACCGGTGTTTCTTACCTTTCGGTGTTCTTCCCGGTGCTGAATAACCCGATCCCTGCTGGTTTAGCGACCATTGCTTCGGTTTGGCTATTTACCTTAGTCAACTTGCTTGGTGGTAGCTGGGTAAGCCGCTTATGTACCATTGGTTTGGTGCTGATTTTGATCCCTGTAGTCGGTACGGCTCTGTTTGGTTGGACGCACTTTGACAGCGCGCTCTACAGCCAAAACTGGAACGTGTCTGCTGGTAGCGATGGCCATGCGGTGATCACCGCAGTGCTGATTTGTCTGTGGTCTTTCGTGGGTGTTGAATCGGCAGCGGTTTCTTCCGGTATGGTCGAAAACCCAAAACGCACTGTGCCACTGGCAACAATGTTAGGTACTGGTCTTGCGGGCCTTATCTATGTGCTATCAACTCAAATGATCAGCGGCATGTTCCCTGCGTCTGAAGTGGCGGCATCCGGTGCACCTTTTGCACTGGCGACCACTGCACTGTTTGGTAGCTGGACTGCGCCATTCGTGTCTGCCTTTACTGCACTAGCGTGTTTCACGTCACTTGGCTCTTGGATGATGCTGGTCGGCGAAGCGGGCAAACGTGCCGCGAACGATGGTAACTTCCCGAAAGTGTTCGGTGAAACCGATCGCAACGGTGTGCCGAAAAAAGGTCTGCTGATTGCTTCCAGCATGATGACATTGCTGATGCTGGTGCTGATGTTCTTCAGCTCAGAAACTGCGCACGCTTCCGATCTGTTTAACCAACTGACCACCGATGCGGTTCTGCTGACCATGCTGCCTTATTTCTACTCCAGCATTAACCTGATCCGCTTCGAAGGCATGACCACTCGCAATACGTTTGTGATGCTGTTCTCCGGTATTGCCAGCCTGTTCTGTATGGTGGCGCTGGCGGGAGCTGAAGGTTCAACCCTGACTGCAACCTTCATCATGTCGCTGATTATTTTGATGTTCTACAGCAAAAAAGCGGGTCTGGATAAATATCTTGAGACTCATCCACAACCAGCTTCGGCTCAGTTCTGA
- the cadC gene encoding lysine decarboxylation/transport transcriptional activator CadC has translation MIGICFQINDWVLCIDENKLYRQDREVSAEPRLINLLHFLAEHAGEVFGREELIQHVWDGAIVTDQVVTQSIFELRKLLRDGREENLSYVVTVPKRGYKLVANVQRLDGNPYVSRQEESAASDVCLTDDIDDVEEAVPEIVFPAGPLTRAVCQSQQPKKSSKPNVSRWRLNLLNAIWIGLVIVAMGFFTVQQSQVRITQVVDTHLIEFKFQDGFHAQALTHELADGIAQKLMADLTQVSDYRVILGKTAYSSGILPGKSIMVRVNDKDGHEFLDLELKNNSSDAVLFSRQYPLDSQHLASVLKSAEWDVMQALKIPNAEQQAQRLLVDFPRQPAALGLYVRANHYLNVADRQQFQKGIYLLEQVLKLEPDNHYVQAELLIAYHVQQALSPDQALNQDRMLVLSEQLQQVSYSPQAVVQPRIYEALALQATVENQVEAATRYLAQAQGLRESVLSYVLQGKHAELKGDLDGASDAYSEAFYMDTSLETYLLCENLVFHSNLKSIDYAMYRSVHPSVVRLL, from the coding sequence ATGATTGGAATCTGTTTTCAAATCAATGACTGGGTTCTGTGCATTGATGAGAATAAGCTGTATCGCCAAGATAGGGAGGTCTCGGCCGAGCCGCGTCTTATTAATTTACTGCATTTTCTTGCGGAGCATGCCGGAGAGGTATTCGGCCGTGAGGAGCTCATTCAACATGTCTGGGACGGGGCGATTGTCACCGACCAAGTGGTCACTCAATCCATTTTTGAGTTGCGTAAGCTATTGCGCGACGGACGCGAAGAAAACCTCAGCTATGTAGTGACGGTGCCTAAGCGTGGCTATAAGTTAGTCGCGAATGTGCAGCGTCTCGATGGCAATCCTTACGTTTCTCGCCAAGAAGAGTCGGCAGCCAGTGATGTCTGTTTGACGGACGATATCGACGACGTGGAAGAAGCCGTTCCCGAGATCGTGTTTCCTGCCGGCCCGTTAACGCGTGCCGTGTGCCAAAGCCAGCAACCAAAAAAATCAAGCAAGCCGAATGTGAGCCGTTGGCGCTTAAACCTGCTCAATGCGATCTGGATTGGCTTAGTGATTGTAGCGATGGGCTTTTTTACTGTGCAGCAGTCTCAAGTGCGCATCACCCAAGTGGTGGATACCCATCTGATTGAATTTAAATTCCAAGACGGTTTTCATGCTCAGGCGCTCACGCATGAGCTTGCCGATGGTATCGCACAAAAGCTGATGGCCGATCTGACCCAAGTGAGTGATTATCGGGTGATTCTCGGTAAAACGGCTTACAGCTCAGGCATTTTGCCCGGTAAGTCAATCATGGTGCGAGTCAATGACAAAGATGGCCATGAGTTTTTAGATCTTGAGCTTAAGAATAACTCTTCCGATGCGGTGCTGTTTAGTCGCCAATATCCGCTCGATAGCCAGCATCTGGCCTCTGTGCTGAAAAGTGCGGAATGGGATGTAATGCAAGCGTTGAAAATCCCGAATGCAGAGCAGCAAGCACAGCGTTTGTTGGTGGATTTTCCGCGTCAACCCGCGGCGTTAGGGCTGTATGTGCGCGCCAATCATTACTTGAATGTTGCCGATCGTCAGCAGTTCCAAAAAGGCATTTATTTATTGGAGCAAGTGCTGAAATTAGAGCCGGATAACCATTATGTCCAAGCCGAATTACTGATTGCCTACCATGTGCAGCAAGCGCTCAGCCCAGATCAGGCGCTCAATCAAGATCGCATGCTGGTGTTGAGTGAGCAGTTGCAGCAGGTGAGTTACTCCCCTCAAGCGGTGGTGCAGCCACGCATTTATGAAGCGTTAGCACTGCAAGCGACAGTCGAAAACCAAGTGGAAGCGGCCACGCGCTATTTGGCGCAAGCTCAGGGTTTGCGGGAATCGGTGCTTTCATATGTGCTGCAAGGCAAGCACGCTGAACTCAAAGGCGATCTGGATGGCGCAAGCGATGCCTACAGTGAAGCGTTTTATATGGACACATCGCTGGAAACTTATCTGCTGTGCGAAAACTTGGTGTTCCACTCCAACTTAAAATCCATTGATTACGCCATGTACCGCTCGGTGCATCCTTCGGTGGTTCGTTTACTGTAA
- the zntR gene encoding Zn(2+)-responsive transcriptional regulator, protein MFQIGELAKRCGVSTDTLRFYEKNDLIAPATRTESGYRLYDEKNQQQVTFILKAKELGLSLEEIKELLEIRLEATEHSCAEVKAITSAKLALIDQKIEELTRIRSALKKINDACCGHVEDNASHCSILAALE, encoded by the coding sequence ATGTTTCAGATTGGGGAGTTAGCCAAACGCTGTGGCGTTTCCACCGATACACTGCGTTTTTATGAAAAAAACGACCTGATTGCTCCGGCAACGCGCACCGAGTCGGGCTATCGCCTGTACGATGAAAAGAACCAGCAACAAGTCACATTTATTTTAAAAGCCAAAGAGTTAGGGCTGAGTCTTGAAGAGATTAAAGAGCTGCTGGAAATTCGTTTGGAAGCGACTGAACACAGCTGCGCTGAAGTGAAAGCGATCACCAGCGCTAAGCTGGCGCTGATCGACCAAAAGATTGAAGAGCTGACTCGTATTCGCAGCGCGCTGAAAAAAATCAATGATGCCTGCTGTGGGCATGTCGAAGATAATGCCAGCCACTGCTCGATTTTAGCCGCGTTAGAGTAG
- a CDS encoding phosphoribosylamine--glycine ligase: protein MGIFKLSLKFVLEKPVFSDYFPHAKRLREIFCNYLVRIRAIQIAANKVFPQTALLFFAQ, encoded by the coding sequence TTGGGAATATTTAAGCTTTCGTTAAAATTTGTGCTTGAAAAACCGGTTTTTAGCGATTATTTTCCCCATGCCAAACGATTGCGCGAGATCTTTTGTAATTATTTGGTTAGAATACGCGCCATTCAAATCGCGGCGAATAAGGTATTTCCCCAAACGGCTCTGTTGTTTTTTGCGCAGTGA